The nucleotide window CAACGATGCCGTGCGGCATGCGTTTCGCGTGGCCAGCGGCCTGGACTCCATGGTGCTGGGTGAACCCCAGATCCTGGGCCAGATGAAAAATGCGGTGCGTGCCGCCGAACAGGCCGGCACGCTGGGCACCCTGCTGCACCAGTTGTTCCAGCGCACCTTTTCCGTGGCCAAGGAAGTCCGTTCCCAGACCGCCATTGGGGCCCATTCGGTCTCCATGGCGGCGGCGGCCGTGCGCTTGGCCCAGCGCGTGCTGGGCGATCTGTCCGGCGCCAATGTCTTGTTCATCGGCGCGGGCGAAATGATCCAGCTTTGTGCCACCCATTTTGCGGCGGTGCAGCCGCGTCAGATCGCGGTAGCCAATCGCACCCTGGAACGCGCCCAGTTGCTGGCGACGCAGTTCGATGCCCGCACCCTGAAGCTCTCCGCCTTGCCGGATCATCTGGCCGAATACGATGTGGTCGTTTCCTGTACGGCCTCATCCTTGCCCATCCTCGGTCTGGGGATGGTGGAAAGGGCTGCGCGCTTGCGGCGCCACCGCCCCATGGTCATGGTGGACTTGGCTGTGCCGCGCGACATAGAACCCGAAATCGCGCGCTTGGCGGATGTCTATCTGTACACGGTGGATGATCTGGGCCGGATGGTGCAGTCGGGCACCGATGCGCGACGTGCCGCCGTGGTGCAGGCCGAGGCCATCATCGAGGCCCGTGTCCAGCATTTCATGCACTGGCTGTCCAATCGCGCCATCGTGCCGGCCATCATCGACTACCAGCAGTCCGCCGATGCGTTGCGCCTGGCAGAATTGGATCGTGCCCGGCGTCTGTTGGCGCGAGGCGACGACCCCCAGGAAGTTCTGGAATACTTGGCCTATAGCCTGACGCATAAATACATGCATGGGCCGCTGTCGGCACTGAACCGCAGCGAGGGCGCAGAGCGCGACCAGATGCTGGCCTTGCTGCCGCGCCTGCTGCCCGAGGCTGGTACTACTACGCGTCGCCGGTAGCGACGCTGTCCCTTTGCCTGTCTGTCGATCCGCCTGCCGATGCAGCGGATCGTGCCTTTTTCAACCCCCAAAACCCTCCCTCTCCCTATGAAAATCTCGATGCGCAGCCGTCTGGAACAGCTTAGTCACCGCTTGGCGGAAATCGACGCCATGCTGGCTGAACCGGATGGTGCCGACGACATGGATCGATTTCGCAAGCTGACCCGCGAACGCGCCGAGCTTGAGCCGGTGGTCGAGGTCTTTACCGCCTGGGAACGAGTCTGCGCCGATCAGGAAACCGCCCGCGAGATGCTGGCTGACCCTGATATGAAGGAGCTGGCCCAGGAAGAGCTGGCCGGGGCTGATGAACGCATGCAACAACTGGAATCCGATCTGCAGATCTTGCTGCTGCCCAAGGACCCCGATGATGATCGCAGCGTTTTTCTGGAAATTCGCGCAGGGACGGGGGGGGGACGAGAGCGCGCTGTTTGCCGGAGATTTGCTGCGCATGTATGCCCGTTATGCCGAAACCCGGGGCTGGCGGGTCGAGCTCATCTCCGAGAGTCCGGCTGAGATCGGGGGCTACAAAGAAGTCATTGCCCACATCGAGGGCGATGGCGTGTACGGTCAACTGAAATTTGAGTCCGGCGCGCATCGTGTGCAACGAGTGCCGGAGACCGAGTCCCAGGGCCGGGTGCATACATCGGCCTGCACGGTGGCGGTGATGCCCGAGGCCGATGCCCAGTCGGATATTCAGATCAACGCCAACGATCTGAGGATTGATACTTTTCGCGCCAGCGGGGCAGGCGGGCAGCATATCAACAAGACCGATTCGGCGGTGCGTATCACGCACTTGCCCACGGGGCTGGTGGTCGAATGTCAGGATGACCGTTCACAGCATCGCAATAAGGATAAGGCCATGCAGGTGCTGGCGGCACGTCTGAAAGACCGCCAGCAGCAGGAAGTCCATGCCCGCGAGGCCGCCCAACGCAAAAGCCTGGTGGGTTCGGGCGATCGGTCCGAACGCATTCGCACGTATAACTTTCCCCAGGGGCGGATGACCGATCACCGCATCAATCTGACCCTGTATAAGCTTGCCCAGATCATGGATGGTGATTTGACCGAGCTGACCAATGCCCTGCTGGCCGAACATCAGGCCGAGCAACTGGCCGCCCTGGCGCTGGACTGATCCGCATGAGCCCCAGCCTGCGCACTTGCCTGGCCGCCAGTCCTTTGCCGCGCCTGGAGTTTCAGATGTTATGGCAGCAGGTGCTGGGTGTGTCGCGGGCGTGGTTGCTGGCGCATGATACTGACCCCCTGAGCCCAGCCGCACTGGCTGCTTATCAAGTCCTGGAGGCTCGCCGGGTGGCGGGCGAGCCCATGGCGTATATCCTGGGCCATCGGGAATTCTGGGGGCGAGACTTCCAGGTGACGCCCGCCGTGCTGATTCCCCGGCCAGAGACTGAGTTTTTAGTCGAATGCGCCTTGAATGCCATTGCCGATACTGCTGGCCCCCACGTGCTGGATCTGGGGACGGGCAGTGGCATCGTGGCGATTTCCATTGCCCTGGATCGCCCGGATGCCCAGGTTCAGGCAACGGATCTGAGCCTGGATGCCCTGAAAATCGCTCAAATGAACGCACGCAGTCTAGGGGCAAAGCTATTGTTTTCCCACGGGAATTGGTACGATAGTCAGTTGGGTTCGAAGCGTTATCACCTGATTGTCTCGAACCCGCCCTATATCGACGCACAGGATACCCACCTGGTGCAGGGTGATCTGCGCTTTGAGCCTGTCACCGCCCTCACGGATGGTGCCGATGGGCTGGATGCCCTGCGCTGTATCGTGCAAGGCGCCCCCGGGCATTTGTTGCCGGGTGGGGCCTTGTGTGTTGAACACGGTTGGGACCAAGCCGCCCCAGTGCGGACTTTGTTTCAGACGATGGGCTTTATCGCAGTTGCCAGCCTGCGGGATCTGGCTGGCATCGAACGCATTACCTGGGGCCGCTGGCCGGCCTGAACTTTACACAGAGACCACCATGAGCGAAGCAGTGCAATCCGAAGTCCACAACTTCATCCGCGAGACCGTCACCAGTCACCCTATCGTCCTTTTCATGAAGGGTACGGCACAGTTTCCGCAATGCGGATTTTCCGGACGTGCCATTCAGATCCTGAAGGAAATCGGCGTCACCAAGCTGGTCACCGTCAATGTGCTCGAGGACGCCGAGGTCCGCCAGGGCATCAAGGACTACGCCAGCTGGCCCACAATTCCCCAGCTCTACGTCAAGGGCGAATTCGTTGGCGGCACCGACATCATGAACGAACTGCACGCCAGCGGCGAACTGGCCACTTTGATCAAGGACGCCGGGGCCATTGAATAATGGCCCAGCCGCGTCGGCTGGCAGTTGGTATCAGCGGGGCCACGGGGGCGCAATATGCCCTGCGTCTGCTGGTTTTGGCACGCACCCAGGGGATTGAAACCCATCTGGTGGTATCGCCCTCGGGCGTGCTCAATATCCGCCATGAACTCGGCCTTAACCGCCAGGACGTGCATGCCTTGGCTGACCATGTCTATAGCCCGCGCGATGTCGGTGCAACGCTGGCCAGCGGCAGTTTTTCCACCATGGGCATGGTCGTCGTGCCATGCTCCATGCGGACGCTGGCGGCGGTCGCCCATGGGCTGTCCGACAATCTTATTACCCGGGCAGCGGATGTCACCCTCAAGGAACGCCGCCGTCTGGTGTTGATGGTGCGCGAAACGCCATTTAATTTGGCGCACTTGCGCAACATGACTGCTGTCACCGAGATGGGCGGGGTGATTTTCCCTCCATTGCCGGCGTTTTACATGCGCCCAACCAGTCTTGATGAGATGATCGATCACACGGTTATCCGGGTGCTGGATCTGTTCGATATTCATGTGCCTGGCCCGCGCTGGGAGGGCATGGATGCTCCCAGTAAGCAAACTGGGCAGGCTTTCAATACAATCTGATCCGTTCAAGACTCTTTTTCGATAGCCCCATGATCAAGAAGGTTCCGATTGCTCAGTTGCGTACTGGCATGTATATCCAGGATTTGGGTGGGTCATTTCTGACGCATGGATTCTGGCGTTCGCGTTTCCTGGTTTCCAATGATCGCAAGCTGCGCAAGCTGCATGAGTCCAACCTGGAGTGGGTGCTGATTGATACCAATCGCGGCTTGGACACGGCAGATGCTGATCCAGCCGCACAGGCGGCCGCGGCTACTGCTGTTCAGATCAGTGCGCCCGTGGTGTCTGCGGCCGAGGCCGAAAAGCAATCCTTTGATGATGCCCGGGAAATCATTGACGAGTCTCGCGAGCAAGTCCAGCAGTTGTTTGGCGATGTCGACGTGGGCGGTCGTATCGATCTGACCCAGTTGCAGGGCTTGGTGCAGGAGATGTCGGACTCCATCGATGGGCACCCGGATGCGTTGACCAGCCTGTCGCGCCTGAAAAAGGCCGATCAATACCTATATGCGCATTCGGTGGCAGTGGCCGCCCTGATGACTTCTTTGGCGCGTGCCATGCGCCTATCAGAGGCGCATGTGCGCATGGCGGGAATGGCGGGACTGCTGCACGATATCGGTAAAATCCGCGATCCTGCAGAGATGGCCGGCAAGGCAGGCCGCATTATCCAGGCTCCGCAGGAAATTCTGCATCGGCACCCAGAGGCAGGCGCGGCGGTGTTGCGGGCCGATCCCTCGGTTCCACCCGAGGTCATCGAAGTCTGTCTGCACCACCACGAACGCATGGACGGCACGGGTTTTCCCGACAAGCTGGCGGGCAAGCAAATCGGCCTGCTGTCGCGGATGGCGGCCATCTGCAATTTTTACGATGAAATGACGTCCAGCCAGCCCTATCGCAAAGGCTGGGACCCCGCCTTTGCCCTGTATAAAATGCTGAAGTCCGAAGGGCAGTTCGATATGGATGTGTTGGGGGCTTTTGTGCGGGCAATGGGACGCTATCCCGTGGGTTCCATCATCAGTCTGATCAATAGCGAACTGGGCTTGGTCGTGGCCCAAAACCCCGATCTGCCCGAGCAGCCCATCGTCAAGGTTTTCTACTCTATCCGCTGGGCGCATGCCATCCCCGAACGTCGGGTGGATTTGTCCGATCCTGACTGCGGCAGTGGCGTGCTACCGGTGCGTGCGCCGGTGGATTGGGCGCAGTCCGGCCTGCCTGTGCCGCCGATTATGGGCTAGACCAACGGCCGCCCGCGCGGTAGCCAGCGCCAGAACATCCAGGCGGCCACCATGCCCAGGCTGCCAACGGCCACGATGCCGCTGGCCAACGAGGCGACGGCGGTCAGGCCGGACAGCAGCAATGGCCCGCCACTGCCGCCGATGTCGGTGATCTGCCGCCAGATGCCCAGAAAGACAGTGCGACCTGCCGCAGGTGACGCATCCGCGCCTATCGTCATGACAATGCCCGATCCGATGCCATTGCCAAAACCCAGGGCCAGGCACACGATCAACAAGCTGACCCAGTCGCTGGTCAAGGGGATCGCCATCATGCTCAGTCCCATGACTAGCATGCAGGGCAGTGCGACCCACAATCGCCCATGGATATCCATGACGCGCCCAGCGGGATAAAACAGCAGCATGTCCACCGCCCCCATCAAACCGTAGATCATGGCGGTGGTGGCGGCATCCAGGCCGATGTGATCGGCCCAGAGCGGAATCACGATCTGGCGGCAGGCGCGCAGGGCAGCCACCAGCGCCGTACCGATTCCCAGGGTCAGCAGGACGTGAGCATGTTGTCTGGCCATGGCCGACATGCTGAGCCTGGGGGCGGGTTTCCCGATGGAACTGGTTTTGGGCGCCAGGTCAGGGACCGCCAGGGACACCAGGCCTGCGCCCAGCATGGCGAGCGCCGCTACCCAATACGCTCCCGACAGGCCCATGAAATGGATGGCTCCCGCGCTGGCAAAAGGCCCGACAAACATGCCGATGCGCATGGTGCCGCCCAGCGTGGACATGGCTCGGGCGCGCATGTGCAGCGGCACTGCCTCGACCAGATAGGTTTGGCGGGCCAGCAAGAACACGGCGCTGGCCAGCCCTACCATGAACACCCCCAGCCCGAGCAGCCAGGGGCTGTTTGCCAGCAGGCACAGAATCAGCCCCAACAGGCTGAAGATCGCTGCGCCTACCATGGCGCGGCGTTCGCCATAGCGGGTGGCGAGTGCTGCTGCGGGAAGGTTGGCCAATAGCGATCCGACCCCGACCAATGCAACGATCAGCCCGGCAGTGGCCGAGCTGGCGCCCAGATCGCGGGCGCTGAGGGCCAAAATGGGGAAGATGGCACCTTCGCCAAAACCGAACAACAGGGAAGGGCCAAAGGCCGGCAGGGCGATAGCACGCAGGCTGAAATGATCGGGGGAGGTGGGCACGGCACGATGGAGGAAAAGGAATATTTCATTGTCTCACAGTGCTTGTCGCAGAGTGTATTAGGCCTGAATGATCGGTGTTATTACCGATTGTGCTGAATAGCGGAAAAGGCGCAAAATTCCTGAGCTCTCGTTTCAATTAAAAAACGGTAAAAAAACCGGGATTTATCTTAACTCTTAGGGGCTCTCTCTCATGCAACGTCGTTCCTTTCTCAAGAAGGCCGCCTTTGGCGTGGCCGCTGGCGGCACCACCTTGGCCGCTCCCGCCTTCGCCCAAGAATCTCCCACCCTTAGCTGGCGCCTGGCGTCCAGTTTCCCTCGCAGTGCCGACGCCATCTATTCGGGTGGTGAGCACCTGGCCAAATATGTGTCCGAAGCCACGGATGGAAAATTCCAGATTCGCGTCTTCCCCGGCGGCGAACTCCTGCCTGCCCTGGGCGTGCTGGATGGCGTGCAAAACGGAACCGTCGAATGCGGCCACACGGCGTCTTACTATTACTACGGCAAAGACCCCGCCCTGTGCTTTGACGGTGCGGTGCCGTTTGGCCTGAACACTCGCCAGTACAATGCCTGGATGCGCAAGGGCAATGGCACCACGCTGCTGCGAGAACTCTTCGCGAAATTCAATATCGTCAACTTTCCCTGCGGCTATACAGGCACCCAGATGGGCGGCTGGTTCCGCAAGGAAGTCAAAACCGTCGAAGACCTGCAGGGCCTTAAATTCCGCACCGCTGCGTTTGCCGGTGCCGTGTTGATGAAACTCGGCGTGGTGCCGCAGCAGATTGCCGGGGGGGATATCTATCCTTCCCTGGAAAAAGGCACCATCGACGCTGCCGAATGGATCGGCCCCTATGACGACGAGAAACTGGGTTTCCACCGCGTGGCTCCGTACTACTATTTCCCCGGTTGGTGGGAAGGCACGCTGCAGGTGTCCTTGTACGTGAACAAGGACAAATACGAAGCCCTGCCGAAACACTATCAGGCCATTCTGGATCAGGCGACGTCGCTGGCCAGCAACGTCATGATCGCCACCTATGACGCCGAAAACCCCAACGCGCTCAAACGCCTGATCGGCGAAGGCGCAAAGCTGCGCGTTTTCCCCAAGCCCGTGATGGATGCCTGCTATAAGGCTTCTCAGGAACTGTACGGCGAACTCTCCGCCAAGGACTCCGGCTTCAAGAAAATCTACGAAGACTACAAAGGCTTCCTGGATCACGAAATCCCCTGGTTCCGTATTGCTGAAGGCAGCTTCGACCAATACATGGCCACGACGGTATCCAATAAATAAAAGCCATGACGCCTCCCCGGCCCTCCCGGGCCGGCGTCATTAACGTCGGTTCTTGAACTAGCCTCCGCGTAAACGGGGGCTAGCGCGCGTCCGGTTGTTTCAAACTTCTCATTGGCTCTCACCATGAATGTACTCCTTGCCCTGTCGCGGCTGATCGACTCGATCAATCGCCGCGTGGGTCAGGCGGTGACCTGGTTGATTCTGATTGCCGTGCTCGTCAGCGCCACCAACGCGACGGTACGCAAACTATTCAACGTCAGTTCCAACGCTTGGCTCGAATTGCAGTGGTATCTGTTTGGCGGCGTCTTTTTGCTGGCTGCCGGCTACACCCTGCTGAAAAATGAGCACGTCCGCGTGGACGTGCTGGCTTCGCGCTTTTCCCGCCGCACCCAGGTCTACCTGGAAATCATCGGGACTGTGTTTTTTCTGCTGCCTATGGCAGCTTTGATCATGTGGCATTCCTGGCCTTTTTTCATGGATGCTTTCGAAAATATGGAGCAGTCCTCCAATGCCGGAGGCTTGATCCGCTGGCCCGCCAAGCTCTTGTTGCCGATCGGCTTTGGCTTGTTGTTGGCCGCCGGGATTTCACACCTGATCAAGTGTGTCGGCTTTTTGCAGGGCTTGTGTGCCGACCCCCGCGAAGTCCACAAGGGTAAATCAGCCGAGGAAGAACTGGCTGAAGAAATCGTCCGCCAGGCCACGCAACGCGAGGTTACCTCGCACAAGGAGGCTTGAGCATGGAGGCGATTCTATTGGCCTATATGGCCCCCATCATGTTTATTTCGCTGGTGGTGCTGCTGTTGCTGGGCTTTCCGGTGGCGTTTTCCTTGGCCGCCAATGGTATTTTGTTCGGCCTGATCGGCATCGAGATGGGCCTGCTCTCGCCCGCGCTGTTCCAGGCATTGCCGCAACGGGTGTTTGGCATCATGTCCAACGAGTCCCTGCTGGCAGTGCCATTTTTTACCTTCATGGGCTTGATTCTTGAACGCTCCGGTATGGCCGAGGACTTGCTGGAAACAGTCGGCCAGCTGTTTGGCCCTCTGCGAGGCGGGCTGGCGATTGCCGTGATTCTGGTGGGTGCCATGCTGGCTGCCACCACCGGCGTGGTCTCGGCTTCGGTGATCTCGATGGGCCTGATTTCTCTACCCATCATGCTGCGCTATGGCTATGATCGACGATTGGCCACCGGGGTGATTGCCGCCTCGGGGACTTTGTCGCAGATCATTCCGCCGTCACTGGTGCTGATCGTGCTGGCCGACCAACTGGGCCGATCCATCGGGGACATGTACAAGGGGGCCTTTTTGCCGGGCTTTGCCCTGACGGGACTGTACATTTTGTATGTCGTCGCCATTGCCATCATCCGGCCAAAGGCCGCGCCGGCCATCCCTCCGGAGGCCCGTACGTTCATCGAACCCAGCGGTGGCCACGGAATTCCATCGCTGCTGGCCTTGATGGCAGTCTCGGTGGTGGTTGCGCATTTTGGGGTGGGCTATCTGCTGCCGGAATCGCCCCATGTGGATGAGTTAATCGTCACCAGCATCTTGCTGTGGGGGGGGGCCGCCTTTGTGCTGGCGTTGCTGAACAAGACCCTGCGCCTGGGGCTGTTGTCCAAGATCGCTGAACGCGTGACCTTTGTGATGATCCCGCCATTGGCACTGATCTTCCTGGTGCTGGGTACGATTTTCATCGGTGTGGCCACGCCCACGGAAGGCGGGGCCATGGGGGCGGTGGGGGCTTTGATCATGGCGATCTCCAAGCGCCGTCTGAACTTCAAGCTGCTGTGCCAGGCCATGGACACCACGACCACACTGACCTGCTTTGTGGTGTTCATTTTGATCGGCTCATCGGTCTTCAGTCTGACTTTCCGCGGTGTCAATGGCGATCTGTGGGTAGAACATCTGCTGACCGGTTTGCCGGGCGGTGAGATGGGCTTTCTGATCGTGATCAGTCTGCTGACCTTTTTCCTGGCGTTCTTTCTGGATTTCTTCGAGTTGGCCTTTATCATCGTGCCCCTGATCGGGCCGGTAGCCGACAAAATGGGAATCGATCTGATTTGGCTAGGCGTGTTGTTGGCCGTGAATATGCAGACTTCGTTCATGCATCCGCCTTTTGGGTTCGCGCTGTTTTATTTACGATCCGTGGCACCCAAGGACGACTACAAGGACAAGATTACGGGCCAGCCTGTCGCCAAGGTCACGACCGGACAGATCTACTGGGGCTCCATTCCCTTCATCATTATCCAGATCGTCATGGTGGTGGTGGTGCTGTCCTATCCGGGCATCGTGACGCATTACAAGGCTGATCGGCCCGAGGTCAATATCGAGGACATCAAAATCGATATGGGCGGGTTTGCCGGCTATGGCGATGCCGGTTACGGCAACACGGATGGTTATGGGCCAACAGAGGGTGCGGACGGGGCGGCCGCGCCGGATTCCAGCACTTCCTCTGATGAGGATTACAACAATATGTTCAAGTAGTCCCCAGTCGTACAAAAGGCCGTCATTCTTGCGGGGATGGCGGCCTTTTTAATGGTCAGCGGATAGCTGGCGTTTTCGGACGCGCTGGATCCATGTGTCGATGGGCATGGGGCGCGCCAGCAAAAAGCCCTGCAAGGCATGGCAGTCGTGTTGGAACAGCACGCGGGCCTGATCGTCGGTTTCCACGCCTTCAGCCACGACCCTCAGGTTCAGTTGGTCGGCCATGGCCAGGATCAACTGCACGATGGCAGTGCTGTCGTTGTCGTCGGGCAAGTCCTGAATCAGGCTTTTGTCGATCTTGAGTTCGTAGAGCGGGAGGCGTTTCAGGTAGGCCAGATTGGAATAGCCGGTGCCGAAATCGTCAATGGAAAAGCGGATGCCCAACTGCGCCAAGGCCTGCATGCGCAGGGCCACCGCCTGGATGTCCTGAATCAAAACCCCTTCGGTGATCTCAAAGATCAGGCGGTTGCCAGGGACTTTCTTGCGTTCCAGGGTCTCGCGCACAAAATCCACAAAACGGACTTCCATCAGGTGTTTTGGGCTGATGTTGATGGACAGCGGGTAGATTTCGCCCAAGGCCTGCAGCGTCAGGATGGTGTCGCAAGCCACCCCCAGCGTCCAGGTACCCAGCAAGTTGATCAGGCCGGATTCCTCGGCGACCGGGATGAACAGCGCCGGTGATATCGGGCCGTGCGTGGGGTGCTGCCAGCGAGCCAGGAGCTCGCCCCCTGTGATCTGGCCGTCTTTACCGAATTGCGGCTGCAGGTGCAGGCTGAGTTGTGGGGTGCCGATGGCTTGCAGCAGGTCTTGCTCCAGCCACAGGCGCTGTTCGACTTCGGCCTGCAGGTCTTGCTTGTAAAAAGTAGCTTGGTTGCCGCCCTGGTCTTTTGCCCGCTGGGTAGCCATGTCGGCCTCGCGCATGACGGTGTCGCAGTCGTGGCTGGCTGCATTGATCAGGGTCAGGCCGATGCTGGCCGTGATCAGGACGGGGATATTCTGAATCATCAGGGTATTTCCGCTGATGGTCTGGCGGAGATTTTCGGCAATGGACATGGCGATGCGGGCGGACTCGTGGGAGTCATTGCCCAGCGCGTCGACCAGGACCACGAATTCGTCTGCGCTGGTGTGCGCCACCAGATCGTGTTCGCGCGTGGCTTTGCGCAGGCGTGTCGCCAAAGCCGCCAGCAGTTCGTCGCCAGTGCGATAGCCGTGCTTGTCGTTGATTCTTTTGAATCCGTCCAGGTCGATTTGAAGCAGCGCGCCGTGTGCCTGGTTATGCCGGGTGCTATCGATGATTTGCTGCAGGTGTTCCAGTGCCATGCGGCGATTAGGAAGCTGGGTCAGGGTGTCGTAGTACGTCAAGCGGTGGCGGGTGTGTTCGGCTTGAACATGGTCCGTGATGTCGGTGCCCACCGTGCAGATGCCCTCCAGGGTACCGTTGGCAGCCCATAAGGGCGCTTTGGTGGTCAGCAGCGTGCGGGCTGAGTCGTCCTGGGGCCGTTGGATGGTTTGTCGGATAAAGCTGCGCGTACCGGTTTCTATGATGGCCCGGTCGCTTTGCTGGATGGTGGCCAGGGTATCGGTGTTGGTATAAAAATCGGTGTCGGGGCGGCCCACGAGATGGCCCGCGCTAGCCCCCAGGAATTGTTCAAAGCGCTGATTGCCCATCAGATAGCGCCCGTCAGGGGTCTTGATACTGACCAGGGCGTTGATGCTGCCGAGAATCGTGTCGAATTGGCGGGTCTTGGCCTGCAGTTGGCGGCGTAAACGCGTATGCCGGATCTGTTGCCAGATCAGCAGTATCAGTAATAGGCTCAGGCTCACTGCCAGCGTGATGATGAATCTGATTGCATGTGGTCCTATGGTGTTGGGGGTCTGGACCAGACGCCAGTGGTCCAAAGTGCGGAAATAAAAAGAATTGGGATCGGCTTGCCAGAGGCTGAGGTAGTGGTCTATGGCTGCCAGCACGGTGGCGTTCTGGCCCTT belongs to Castellaniella sp. and includes:
- a CDS encoding MFS transporter, yielding MPTSPDHFSLRAIALPAFGPSLLFGFGEGAIFPILALSARDLGASSATAGLIVALVGVGSLLANLPAAALATRYGERRAMVGAAIFSLLGLILCLLANSPWLLGLGVFMVGLASAVFLLARQTYLVEAVPLHMRARAMSTLGGTMRIGMFVGPFASAGAIHFMGLSGAYWVAALAMLGAGLVSLAVPDLAPKTSSIGKPAPRLSMSAMARQHAHVLLTLGIGTALVAALRACRQIVIPLWADHIGLDAATTAMIYGLMGAVDMLLFYPAGRVMDIHGRLWVALPCMLVMGLSMMAIPLTSDWVSLLIVCLALGFGNGIGSGIVMTIGADASPAAGRTVFLGIWRQITDIGGSGGPLLLSGLTAVASLASGIVAVGSLGMVAAWMFWRWLPRGRPLV
- the prmC gene encoding peptide chain release factor N(5)-glutamine methyltransferase, which gives rise to MSPSLRTCLAASPLPRLEFQMLWQQVLGVSRAWLLAHDTDPLSPAALAAYQVLEARRVAGEPMAYILGHREFWGRDFQVTPAVLIPRPETEFLVECALNAIADTAGPHVLDLGTGSGIVAISIALDRPDAQVQATDLSLDALKIAQMNARSLGAKLLFSHGNWYDSQLGSKRYHLIVSNPPYIDAQDTHLVQGDLRFEPVTALTDGADGLDALRCIVQGAPGHLLPGGALCVEHGWDQAAPVRTLFQTMGFIAVASLRDLAGIERITWGRWPA
- a CDS encoding TRAP transporter small permease subunit, which encodes MNVLLALSRLIDSINRRVGQAVTWLILIAVLVSATNATVRKLFNVSSNAWLELQWYLFGGVFLLAAGYTLLKNEHVRVDVLASRFSRRTQVYLEIIGTVFFLLPMAALIMWHSWPFFMDAFENMEQSSNAGGLIRWPAKLLLPIGFGLLLAAGISHLIKCVGFLQGLCADPREVHKGKSAEEELAEEIVRQATQREVTSHKEA
- a CDS encoding TRAP transporter large permease subunit, with the protein product MEAILLAYMAPIMFISLVVLLLLGFPVAFSLAANGILFGLIGIEMGLLSPALFQALPQRVFGIMSNESLLAVPFFTFMGLILERSGMAEDLLETVGQLFGPLRGGLAIAVILVGAMLAATTGVVSASVISMGLISLPIMLRYGYDRRLATGVIAASGTLSQIIPPSLVLIVLADQLGRSIGDMYKGAFLPGFALTGLYILYVVAIAIIRPKAAPAIPPEARTFIEPSGGHGIPSLLALMAVSVVVAHFGVGYLLPESPHVDELIVTSILLWGGAAFVLALLNKTLRLGLLSKIAERVTFVMIPPLALIFLVLGTIFIGVATPTEGGAMGAVGALIMAISKRRLNFKLLCQAMDTTTTLTCFVVFILIGSSVFSLTFRGVNGDLWVEHLLTGLPGGEMGFLIVISLLTFFLAFFLDFFELAFIIVPLIGPVADKMGIDLIWLGVLLAVNMQTSFMHPPFGFALFYLRSVAPKDDYKDKITGQPVAKVTTGQIYWGSIPFIIIQIVMVVVVLSYPGIVTHYKADRPEVNIEDIKIDMGGFAGYGDAGYGNTDGYGPTEGADGAAAPDSSTSSDEDYNNMFK
- a CDS encoding HD-GYP domain-containing protein; the encoded protein is MIKKVPIAQLRTGMYIQDLGGSFLTHGFWRSRFLVSNDRKLRKLHESNLEWVLIDTNRGLDTADADPAAQAAAATAVQISAPVVSAAEAEKQSFDDAREIIDESREQVQQLFGDVDVGGRIDLTQLQGLVQEMSDSIDGHPDALTSLSRLKKADQYLYAHSVAVAALMTSLARAMRLSEAHVRMAGMAGLLHDIGKIRDPAEMAGKAGRIIQAPQEILHRHPEAGAAVLRADPSVPPEVIEVCLHHHERMDGTGFPDKLAGKQIGLLSRMAAICNFYDEMTSSQPYRKGWDPAFALYKMLKSEGQFDMDVLGAFVRAMGRYPVGSIISLINSELGLVVAQNPDLPEQPIVKVFYSIRWAHAIPERRVDLSDPDCGSGVLPVRAPVDWAQSGLPVPPIMG
- the hemA gene encoding glutamyl-tRNA reductase; this translates as MSVDVLTFGLNHVSAPVSVRERVSFPVDLLKPALSALRTAFGSSVREAAILSTCNRTEIYCAADPGVGEKIPAWLADFNRLEAGQLVPHLYQYQHNDAVRHAFRVASGLDSMVLGEPQILGQMKNAVRAAEQAGTLGTLLHQLFQRTFSVAKEVRSQTAIGAHSVSMAAAAVRLAQRVLGDLSGANVLFIGAGEMIQLCATHFAAVQPRQIAVANRTLERAQLLATQFDARTLKLSALPDHLAEYDVVVSCTASSLPILGLGMVERAARLRRHRPMVMVDLAVPRDIEPEIARLADVYLYTVDDLGRMVQSGTDARRAAVVQAEAIIEARVQHFMHWLSNRAIVPAIIDYQQSADALRLAELDRARRLLARGDDPQEVLEYLAYSLTHKYMHGPLSALNRSEGAERDQMLALLPRLLPEAGTTTRRR
- a CDS encoding TRAP transporter substrate-binding protein; protein product: MQRRSFLKKAAFGVAAGGTTLAAPAFAQESPTLSWRLASSFPRSADAIYSGGEHLAKYVSEATDGKFQIRVFPGGELLPALGVLDGVQNGTVECGHTASYYYYGKDPALCFDGAVPFGLNTRQYNAWMRKGNGTTLLRELFAKFNIVNFPCGYTGTQMGGWFRKEVKTVEDLQGLKFRTAAFAGAVLMKLGVVPQQIAGGDIYPSLEKGTIDAAEWIGPYDDEKLGFHRVAPYYYFPGWWEGTLQVSLYVNKDKYEALPKHYQAILDQATSLASNVMIATYDAENPNALKRLIGEGAKLRVFPKPVMDACYKASQELYGELSAKDSGFKKIYEDYKGFLDHEIPWFRIAEGSFDQYMATTVSNK
- a CDS encoding UbiX family flavin prenyltransferase, with the translated sequence MAQPRRLAVGISGATGAQYALRLLVLARTQGIETHLVVSPSGVLNIRHELGLNRQDVHALADHVYSPRDVGATLASGSFSTMGMVVVPCSMRTLAAVAHGLSDNLITRAADVTLKERRRLVLMVRETPFNLAHLRNMTAVTEMGGVIFPPLPAFYMRPTSLDEMIDHTVIRVLDLFDIHVPGPRWEGMDAPSKQTGQAFNTI
- the grxD gene encoding Grx4 family monothiol glutaredoxin, producing the protein MSEAVQSEVHNFIRETVTSHPIVLFMKGTAQFPQCGFSGRAIQILKEIGVTKLVTVNVLEDAEVRQGIKDYASWPTIPQLYVKGEFVGGTDIMNELHASGELATLIKDAGAIE